Proteins co-encoded in one Podospora pseudoanserina strain CBS 124.78 chromosome 7 map unlocalized CBS124.78p_7, whole genome shotgun sequence genomic window:
- the MRPL10 gene encoding YmL10 (EggNog:ENOG503NVSV; COG:J; BUSCO:EOG09264A2D) — MPPRLPFAQAAQCCRRTLEVPPKQPSLVSLFAALSVQTRSASILASLSDNKGAYHKRIRRGRGASSGYGKTAGRGMKGTKARNKVNPWFQGGQTPLIFKHGQKGFVNHRAPVMAELNLDRLQCWIDAGRLDPTKTITPRELVRSGLVGIKDGIKLLARGKNEIRTPIDIVVSRASASAILAVEAAGGKITTRYYTKAAIKNLVSGKSVHTDKPLPVGPEHVESVLQQARTSRKHFYRLPDPTSRWDIEYYRDPAHRGYLSHTLKTGESPSLYFKVPGEKALVGKKSKKSADASEERLF, encoded by the exons ATGCCCCCCAGATTACCGTTTGCGCAGGCGGCGCAATGCTGCAGAAGGACCCTCGAGGTGCCGCCAAAGCAGCCATCTCTcgtctccctcttcgccgcGCTGTCTGTGCAGACCAGGAGCGCCTCGATTCTCGCCAGCCTCTCTGACAACAAGGGTGCCTACCACAAGCGCATCCGCAGAGGTCGTGGTGCCTCGTCCGGCTATGGCAAGACGGCCGGTCGTGGTATGAAGGGTACAAAGGCCCGCAACAAGGTCAACCCGTGGTTTCAGGGTGGTCAGACTCCCCTCATCTTCAAGCATGGTCAGAAGGGCTTTGTCAACCA CCGCGCGCCGGTAATGGCCGAACTTAACCTCGACCGACTGCAATGCTGGATCGACGCTGGCCGCCTGGATCCCACCAAGACGATCACCCCCCGCGAACTTGTGAGGTCTGGACTGGTTGGAATCAAGGATGGGATCAAGCTTCTCGCCCGTGGAAAGAACGAGATCAGGACACCGATCGACATTGTCGTCTCCCGAGCATCGGCCTCTGCCATCCTGGCTGTCGAGGCCGCTGGCGGCAAGATCACGACGAGATACTACACAAAGGCGGCCATCAAGAACCTGGTTTCCGGAAAGAGCGTCCACACCGACAAGCCCCTTCCGGTCGGACCTGAGCATGTCGAAAGTGTGTTGCAGCAGGCGAGGACGAGCAGAAAGCACTTTTACCGGTTGCCAGACCCGACGAGCAGATGGGATATCGAGTACTACCGGGATCCTGCACACAGAGGGTACCTGAGCCACACGTTGAAGACCGGCGAGTCGCCCAGTTTGTACTTCAAGGTGCCTGGGGAGAAGGCTCTTGTGGGCAAGAAGTCGAAGAAGTCGGCCGACGCGAGCGAGGAGAGGCTCTTTTAG